In Paraflavitalea devenefica, the following are encoded in one genomic region:
- a CDS encoding Gfo/Idh/MocA family protein, whose amino-acid sequence MNRKLRMGMVGGGKDAFIGAIHRIAANMDGLIELAAGALSINPDIAVESGKALFLPEDRTYLNYEDMIKKESQLPADKRIDFITIVTPNFAHFAPAMMALDHGFHVVIEKPITFTLDEAKQLKKKVDETGLILALTHTYSGYPLVKQARAMVQEGVFGKVRKIWVEYPQGWLSKLSEREGNAQAAWRTDPKKSGKSGCMGDIGTHAAHLAEYISGLKITHLCADLNVMVPGRALDDDGNVLLKFDNGAAGVLMASQVAAGEENALKIRIYGEKGGIEWAQHEPNTLLVKWLDQPTQILRAGGNYADRLSSFATHNCRTPGGHPEGYLEAFGNIYRNFALTLSARIDGKEATKEMLDFPRVEEGIRGMAFIDNVVESSASTTKWTEFKV is encoded by the coding sequence ATGAACAGAAAATTACGAATGGGAATGGTAGGTGGCGGAAAAGACGCCTTCATCGGTGCCATTCACCGCATTGCAGCCAATATGGATGGTCTCATAGAACTCGCTGCAGGAGCGCTTAGCATCAATCCCGACATTGCAGTGGAGTCCGGAAAAGCTTTATTCCTGCCCGAAGATCGTACCTACCTCAATTATGAGGACATGATCAAAAAAGAAAGCCAGCTGCCTGCCGACAAACGCATTGATTTCATTACCATTGTTACGCCCAACTTCGCACACTTTGCACCTGCTATGATGGCGCTCGATCATGGCTTTCACGTAGTCATCGAAAAGCCCATCACCTTTACACTCGATGAAGCGAAACAACTAAAAAAGAAAGTAGACGAAACAGGTCTCATACTCGCCCTCACGCATACCTATTCCGGCTACCCGCTTGTAAAACAGGCGCGCGCCATGGTGCAGGAGGGTGTTTTCGGTAAGGTCCGGAAAATATGGGTGGAATATCCCCAGGGCTGGTTAAGCAAACTCAGCGAACGCGAAGGCAATGCCCAGGCCGCCTGGAGAACAGATCCCAAAAAATCAGGCAAGAGTGGTTGCATGGGCGATATCGGCACCCATGCTGCTCACCTCGCAGAATACATCTCCGGCTTGAAGATCACGCACCTCTGCGCCGACCTCAACGTCATGGTGCCGGGTCGTGCATTGGATGATGATGGCAATGTACTCCTGAAATTCGACAATGGCGCTGCCGGTGTGCTCATGGCTTCCCAGGTAGCAGCAGGAGAAGAAAATGCTCTTAAGATCCGCATCTATGGTGAAAAAGGAGGAATAGAATGGGCGCAACATGAACCCAATACCCTGCTGGTAAAATGGTTGGATCAGCCTACTCAGATACTGCGCGCTGGCGGTAACTACGCCGACCGGCTCTCCAGCTTTGCCACACACAACTGCCGCACGCCGGGTGGTCACCCCGAAGGGTATCTCGAAGCATTCGGCAACATCTACCGCAACTTTGCACTCACCTTATCTGCCCGCATCGATGGTAAAGAAGCTACCAAAGAAATGCTCGACTTCCCCCGTGTGGAAGAAGGTATCCGCGGCATGGCATTCATTGATAACGTCGTAGAAAGCAGCGCT